One candidate division KSB1 bacterium genomic window carries:
- a CDS encoding cation diffusion facilitator family transporter, with amino-acid sequence MYAIFSKNRIIYLSIDAALITMAIKFSAYWITGSVGLLSDALESIVNLVAALIAFVALMIAGRPADASHPYGHEKIEYFSSGVEGTLILVAAAGIIYSAVQRLLQPMPLADLDIGLGLGLAAAGANFSVAQLLLRAGREYDSITIEADAKHLLTDVWTTLGVLAALLVVKLTDWMIIDPLIAFAVGGNIIFSGVDLLRRSFRGLMDFRLPAHEIAAIEEVLRRYVGEKLVYHNLRTRKSGSQRFIDFHLLVPGDMSVSKAHELCEQIENEIRRQLRNTTVTIHTEPADELVSYQDVETSLPYGR; translated from the coding sequence ATGTACGCCATATTCTCCAAAAACCGCATCATCTATCTCTCTATTGACGCGGCATTGATCACGATGGCGATCAAATTTTCTGCGTATTGGATCACCGGCTCGGTCGGCTTGCTGTCGGATGCCTTGGAGTCGATCGTCAACTTGGTGGCGGCGCTGATTGCCTTTGTGGCGTTGATGATCGCGGGCCGGCCGGCAGACGCCAGCCATCCCTACGGCCATGAGAAGATCGAGTATTTTTCGAGCGGGGTGGAAGGAACGCTCATTTTAGTCGCGGCGGCGGGAATCATTTATTCGGCTGTTCAACGTTTGTTGCAGCCGATGCCGTTGGCGGATCTCGATATCGGCTTGGGCCTCGGCCTTGCCGCGGCGGGGGCTAATTTTTCCGTTGCGCAACTTTTACTGCGCGCCGGTCGCGAATATGATTCGATCACGATTGAAGCCGACGCCAAACACCTGCTCACCGATGTGTGGACGACGCTCGGAGTTTTGGCCGCGCTTTTGGTGGTGAAATTGACCGACTGGATGATCATCGATCCGCTGATTGCGTTCGCCGTCGGCGGCAATATTATTTTTTCCGGCGTTGATCTGCTGCGGCGCTCGTTTCGCGGGTTGATGGATTTTCGTCTGCCGGCGCATGAGATTGCCGCTATTGAAGAAGTGTTGCGGCGGTATGTTGGAGAAAAGCTCGTGTATCACAATCTGCGCACCCGCAAGTCTGGTTCGCAACGCTTTATTGATTTTCATTTGCTTGTTCCTGGCGACATGAGCGTCAGCAAAGCGCACGAATTGTGCGAGCAGATTGAAAATGAAATTCGCCGGCAACTGCGCAACACCACGGTGACGATTCACACGGAACCGGCCGATGAGTTGGTGAGTTATCAGGATGTTGAAACCAGCCTGCCGTACGGCCGATAG